The stretch of DNA CGAAGATTTATCAGAAGTGACACAAGTTGAGGAAGTTAAACCGATAGCATCCATTGGAAAAAAATGAGAGCTTCATAATTCATGTAGCCAATAGTGTCTTTATTTGCCTGCATAAGCTCTCTGCCAAAGCACGCACTTCTGCCGACTCAAATGGAGGAAGCAAAGATCTTTGCCTGTAACAAGGACACAGATGGTTAGTAGATGCCCAGAACAGTAGAGGACTTTCCAATGAATTAATTTCAATGATCTAAACAGAATTCATGAGCTGCAGATAGGATGAGACGTGGAAGGATATTATTGTACAATACTATAATGGCTATATGTTCATAGAAAGTACAAACTTTTTTTACATCAAACTTCATCACCAATTGCAGGCAAAAAACTTAACTCAAGCTGATCTTATGCTACCACACAGCAACTTTTTCAATCTCAGCAActaattaaaattcaaatatacAATTTTACAGATTCTACAGAAAGGAAAGGAAGATCGTACGGCTTTTCATAGACTCCAATGGATGGGGCTCCATCTGACTGCAGTGAATTCACCCGATCCTTTACCACAGTAACTTGAAACATGTCAAAACAATCAAGCTTTTGAAAAAATGAAAACTCACAAGTCCACATCTCCCTAAATCCAGAGCATAGTACCTGGTTCTGAAACTGTTCATAGATAGCCAAGTCAGCCGTGTTCTTCACATGTCCATTTCCATGTGATGTCCCATTCAAACTATTCCCGCTTGGTACAGTTTGACCATTTGCAGCCGTATTTTTTGTGTGAGCTTCACTCTTCCTCCCAAACTTCACATCATAAAATAACTTAAATTCCTAAATCGCACACCCAGGAAAAAAAATCGCTACATAAGCACCGATTCTCTTCATCAAAATCTAACAGGTTAAGCTTCAACAAAAACATCCAACAaccacaacaacaaaaaaaaaaaaaacaaaaaacaaaaaacaaaaaagtggaCATGCAATTGGGAATTAAcctatcaatcatactcgatACACAGTATAGTAAATTAGTCAACAAACGGCGGAAAAAGGGAAAACAAAGGGACTGCAAAAAGATGCGCTTCTCCGATTTTACCTTGATCTATTGCAATTGCAATGGCCAGTACAACACAAACAAGTGCATACACAGCAAAACCCAAAATGCATGCGAATATGAGACAGAACAGATGACAAAATACTCAAAGTACCGGAAAAGACCAGCGGGTGGGCAAAGGTTCGTCGGCCATCTGGAATACGGTTCCGATCGGACGAGAGGACTTGCGTGACGCTTCTCTTCCAGTCCAAAATCCACACACACTCGCACAACGAGTGCGTGTGTTCAATCTAGAGTCGTCACAGCCTATGACCTACAGAGATCGAGCATGTGATTAATAATTTCAAATGCTGAAATTGAAAAGGAGAAGAACTGAATTTCTGATTGTGCAATATCTTTATTATCTTTACggttttataaaatttgagcaCCGTAATCAAAGTTTTTTCATATGATATTAGAAAAAGTTTTTTGGGAGACTGtctcatgaatatttatttgggtGATAAGTTAACCtttcgatattcacaataaaaaataataactttttatggatgacttccatatcacaaaatacgatccgtcgtctcacacaaatttttgacaTGATCTTATTATATGTtagttattttatatttttatcctaaaaaaatatattagttACATAAAATTAATGAACAAAATCGACAAAATTATACTCAGCGTCTCCACCAAATCTTATACATACGTCTTCTCCGACACTATAATATTCTCCCAATTCGCACAAatacatttttcttttatctaCATTTCTACACAACAATTGCTgaattctgatttttttttaaaatataatttatatgtaaatttttttatatacacACACAACGTTGCCACTATTATTAGCAATAATAATATATACTAGTACACCGACGCACATgttgcgtgcttgtataatatttttttataattcatttgatttatatttaaatgaggattaaaatataattataagaaataacgagggactacactgtaattttgatatataaattaaaaaataaattgaaaaataaaagaatataaaaaTAACCTCAATAATAATTGAACCTATAACCTACACCCTAAGAAATAATAACTATATccgctgaactacatataaattacaataaaatttaaacattttattaatatatataattattaaaacagaccatgataCCAAAATTAGTTACTCTCAATGTCTCAAGCTTAATAAAATAGCATAGATACGACTGATATTCCACGTAAATTAACCTTTTACTATTTATTAAGTATTTTTAAAATAGACTTTTGTGTGAATAGTCTGTTTTTATAACtgaatatattaataaaatatccgATTTTTTTATCCAAAGTATCTGCTGCATCTCAGTGGACAAAATATTTGACAATGTGACTGTCACGTAATAACATTGGTGGTTCATCATTTCCAACCCTGAGGTCTTTAAGTAATGCTTTGATCCACAATATATGGCATGTGGCTACTGCCATTATCATAATGCTTCTCATAAATCTGTTCGGATTATCACCAAACTTTAAATATTCTTTAGCTGGAACATTCGGATTGAACAAAGGTGTTTGAAATGGTTAGAAGGaatcttaaaaaattatttaattacccTTAATGATCCTGATCATCTCGAGCGGCGGTTGAAGAGATAATGAGGCCGGGCTGCTGATCTTGGCAGATAAACAATGGCCGATTCCGACACCGCGCAGCCTCTCTTGCAGGAACCATACATGCTTATGAATCCGAACCTGTCGCTCAAAGTCCTTGTAATGAAATTCTCGGAGTTTGTGCTCTTTCCGACACGATCAAGACGATCCTCGTCCTTGGAACATTCCACGAGAAATGGATCCGTTTTCGTGGCGGCTCCTTGTCGATGTTGATTTCTTGTGGGAATCTTCGTACTTGGGGATTCCGGGGATCTTCTCCCAAGAAAATTAGATTCCTTTCAAATGGAGAGGAATGGTATATAGGAGTACTGGTGGTACTACTAATTGTTGTGTATGGAGTATAAGTCCGGCCACCGTCGACTGCTAATTGTGGTGTATGATGGAGTATAAGTCCGGGGACCGGTGAGCTGCCGACAGTGGCCGGAACGTTGGAGTGGCGTAAGGGGTTCCGTTGACATCTTCTTCGGACCATCGGAGTGGATTTGAACGTTATAGTTGAATATTGCAGGAGTTGGAGGCAGTCCTACAAATTATGATATCACAAATATATcctcattaattaattgattgaaTAGACCAAAATTTGAGTTACAGTCACACTCAAAATGGGTAATTGGATAAGACTCGTTAGAGTATGTTTGGGCCAGTCCAATTGATTTATTGTGAGCCCATTAAACGAAACTACCACCCTTAAGGCCCAATAAATTAGGGTTTCCGGAGCCGTATCAACGAAATCGTTCAGAGAGGGAGGGAAAGGGCAGGAGAGAAAATCTGATCGGAAATGGCGATTTACAAGGTATGCATCCGATGCTCTCTTCCTTCTTGTTGTATTTCGAAATTATTTTTTGTCTATCAGTTCGATTGATAGGGTCTTTGTGTTGTACTCTGCGCAGTTCCATCAATACCAGGTGGTGGGGAGAGCTCTGCCGACGGAGACGGAGCAGCACCCAAAGATCTATCGAATGAAGCTGTGGGCCACCAACGAAGTCCGCGCCAAGTCCAAGTTTTGGTATGTTTTGGCGATTATTCCATTCCATCATTTTATTAAAATGGATTTCTGTCCAGAACTTGTTCTTTATCAGTTTGGATTGATATGATTGTCTAAATATGTACCTTTGATCCGACAGAATGGGGATTATGGATCGAGTTTTTATGTTTGTAGGTACTTTTTGAGAAAGCTTAAAAAGGTGAAGAAGAGCAACGGTCAGGTTCTCGCCATTAACGAGGTATGGTCTCTGCTCGACTAGTTTTCTGGTCTTTTTGGAATATTCTGATCGAGTTCCCTGTGCAGCTGCTTGCGCTATGTGTTTTAGTGGTGTTTTTTGCTGTGTCTCGGGTTACCTTTTCATCTCTATACCTTGTGGTTTACATGCATTATGGATAGTGCCTCGCTGATTCTTATAAATATTTGTTACATGCCATCTTGTTTTACATAGTTtgtagaaatttaatttaaaatttttacatgCTTAATTACTTTAACGTGCTTTAAAGACATTGGTCTCTGGGAGATTTGTAAAATCACTTCTTGGTTCTAAAGTTTCAACTTTGCCTATGCTTCAAAGAATCCAAGCGAAGAGCTCAATTTCTTTCATGTGAATATGTATCTGCAAATTCATTATCTTGGTTAACTTTAACTTCCATTCTGTTTTTTCTCTCCATAGCTCTTGTTATGCTGCTTGTTTTGGTTTTTGTTATGCTTCTTGTTTTTTGCGTTGGAGGAGTTCAGAATGGTAGTTTATGTTGTCATCTGGTGTGGTAGTTTATGCTCTATCGCTATTATAATGTACCATGCACAAATGGAATGACATAAATATCATTGCAATTTTCCCATTTGTTATCATACGAAATTATCATGCTGTAAGTAATTGAGTCTTGTGGGCATTTTTTATTCACAAGATGAGCTTCTAGGGTTTCATATATATGAAATCCGatatttctttttcttgttAATTTATCGGGCTGAAACATGTTTGTCGTTCACTACTTAATTGTTGAAAGGTTTGCATATTCActgtttataatttatatgtGGTTCATTTTGATTATTACATTGGTGTTCTATCTCAACTCAATGGTAAATATCCCTTTGATTCTCTCTGACCTAGCATGATTCATGTTCAGGTGTTCCATGTTACTTTTTCCGACACTGAGATTCATATGCAGAGATGGTCACTAATTTGTTATTTGTTCCCAGTAGATTTTTGAGAAGAACCCAACCACAATCAAGAACTACGGAATTTGGTTGCGATACCAAAGCAGGACTGGTTATCACAATATGTACAAAGAGTACCGCGACACAACATTGAATGGAGCTGTTGAGCAGATGTACACTGAGATGGCATCCCGACACAGAGTCCGCCATCATTGTATTCAAATTATAAAGACAGCCACCATCCCAGCAAAGCTTTGCAAGAGGGAGAGCACCAAACAGTTCCATGACTCCAAGATTAAATTCCCGTTGGTGTTTAGGAAGGTCAGGCCACCCACCAGGAAGCTGAAGACCACGTACAAGGCAACCAGgccaaatttatttatgtaatcTGCAGGAAGGAAGCATCCAAAATCGGCATAATTTCTAGTTTCATACATCTTTTTTATCTGACCGGCATAAATTTTTGTATGGTTGAGTTTGTTCAAGTAGTTTTGGCTAGTTGGACAATTCTCTTGAATTGGCTGCAACATTTTTGCTTTCATCGGTAATCTGAGACTCTCTGATTTGGTATTTACAGATTGTCTGGTGGATTTATCAGAATGTTGCCTACTTCGGTTTTTATAGGTTAAGAAACGAGAATTTTGAATGCCAAAAATCTGCAAATGTCCAATAGAATTTAGCCACTTTGCAGGTGCCTTCACAAGTTATTCAAAGAAAATGTGAGGATTTGTATATTACCGGCCGAGAAATGTTAAATTTCCTTTAGTACGAAACAGAGAAACGACTGATGTGAGATTTTGTTGAAGACTGTATTGAATTGAATAATTTTGTTTGAAGTAAGAAAGTTCACAacaaagaaaaagaaacaaaaGTAATGAAAGCCAAAAAGCAGGAAAATCTTTCATAGGGAAAAAGGCAAAGGGAAGAGATCATTACACTCTTTCCACATGCTGCATAAAAAGGTATTCAAAATTCATCACCCTAACCAACATCAAACGAAATAAGCACTGCACTCATCAACTCTAAAAAATTCGTCTGAAAAATCCCAAAAGAAACTGAtattttgttcttgttttcctATCTTGTTTCCACCTCTTCACATTGCACACACTTCAAAAGATGTTCTATATCAGAATCTTTACTTGTATGGCTCTTCTGTAATTATGGTGAATGCTCATCTTATGAACCGCACAGAGAAGCAAGTCATCACAAAAATATCACTAAACAAGTAACAATATCTCATTTCCTTTTCTCTATTCCTCTGTATATGTTCAAAGAACCTCATGGAATTCCACCTGTGTTTTGGAACATTTTTTGAGTTATTTCTGCAGGTGATGAATCCTCAAAAAACATATGAAATGGCCCTTTCACGAAATTCTTTATGGGCCACGATCGGACTCTTGATGACGGTTGGAATATTAACAATTAGAATGTCTAGCACAAAGGGCTTCAATCTCAGAAAGCACAAAATCTTGTTCTATGTTCATGCAATTTCTCAGGTGAGTGTTGCCATCTGTATTGGAGAATTAAACTGAAATTTTGATCACAATTATTCAGTAAAGCGTGATAAAATCATTTGTTGCTTTATAGTACATTAGGTGGGGATAATTACACATTTGTTTCTCTTTTCTTGATGCATAATCATGACTCCCTTTGATAGTGGCCTgaaaattgaatttcaaatgtTCTTTTTTAATAACATGCAAGGAGGTAAAGACTATTATTACAACAATTCATCTTCGTCCCTATAGACGTAAAGAATTTTCACGAAAAGAAATGATGACTTCACTTCGCAATATATACAAATACAATCACTATGCtcaattttgaaatttgaatgcCGAAattaaaaattgcatttttaacAATATACAGAGagatattaaatattattttttaatctgAAAAGGGAACATCAGTCGTTATTATCTCAGACAGTTTGTTCTGGAATCAACATTGAGATTTGGTGGACAGATATTCGCAAGTCATATTGTTTCAATGTTCATGTTGGTTTGGCAACATTAatgtttgattttattttaaacaatCTGAAGGTGATTCAGTGCTGCTTGCCACAATTGGATCAGCTTTATTCATCAGAAATTTTGAGAATGCATTCAACAACATTCAACAAAGAATAGGCTAGCAGTCTATGGTGCCATTTATGTACCAGTTTTGATTGGCTTCAAAAGGCCTAAAAggtaattctttcaaatttgcTCTCTTTTGTAACCTTTTTTTGGGGTTAAATATACATGCTAATCCACTAAGAATTGAAACATTACCCATTAAGATAATGAACGCTAAAATAAATTAACACATGTGTGATGAATCAATCGATTCAGATGGTGTATTTTATTCTCTCATAAGAACTAAAGATAAAAGCGAGCGTTATTTCTTGCATTGGATACTTTGGAACAATGTTCCTTTGGTGGAGAATTCGAACATTTACACAGGTTGACGTCAAAGAGCTCAAAACTGTGGACTATAATTTTCGCAGCTCAAATCTCATTCATGGCAATTTTTTATCTTGTTCAAGACAAATGGCATCACATGCAAAAGCAAAGGATTGTGGACAATGGACACAATCATTTCCCAAGTTGAATTGCATAATCAGAAGGACGAGCAATCCAGGAAGAGCAATGCACTTAGGACTCACTTTTCAAGAAATAATGCCCTTAATAAGTTGTTTCAATTGACATGAAATATTTCGTatcatgtaattttttttattttttttgtagattttatgcaaaaataaataaataatacaatcaTTGATTTTAACTACTTAACTAAGTTGTTATAAATGAACCAAATTATATCAAAGGGAATCAACACTTTTTGGTCGTAATGAAATCAAACTGAGaggattttcataaaatatagtGGAAGCCTAGATTTTTTGGAATTTTCTATTttaataaaacaccaaaaaaaaaaaaaacgactCCACTGGGGATCGAACCCAGAATCTCTGGTTCCGTAGACCAGCGCCTTATCCATTGGGCCATGGAGTCCTTCTTTACTTtggatttgaattaaattaaaatataactaTATTTTAATGCAGTTAATTGCaattcaaaattatttaatcCATCTTCTCGGGGGATTAAaagggcaaaaaaaaaaaaaaaacatttcatCCATCACAAACAAATAGCTATCAAGCATCACAAAAACATAATAATTCAGTTAAAGCTAGATAAATGTTGTGCAATATATTCTCTCTTAAATATATGGACTCCTAAATCCGGTTGGGCTGGGCTAAAACCATCAAATTATCACCACTAATATCCATTTAAATGAAAAGAAACCGAGTTCACATCCAATTACATTAAAGAACGTTAAAAAATAGAACAAGCTAGCCCACCGTTTAACTAAAATCTATAGTCAACACGTAATCTCCACCACAGGTAAAAAAAGCCTGTGATTGCCGAATCCCACATGGAATAATTTACAAACCACGTCAAATGAATGCACTATAAAGGGCAAAGAATTGGCCTTCCATATGTATCTTTGCGCTTGGGGCAATGACGCAGCTAGTGAGGTTCTAACCGAGGCGCGTCTATTGCTGGTTGAAAACTATTTCCAAACCCCCTCTTAGGCCTGGGCTTGCCTCAGGCCTTCGAGAATTTCTGGAAGGGCTCCCTATTTGGGTAAAGCCCTACAATTCTGAATTTAGACTTTTTTAAATTCAGGCTGGGATTCGAAGAATTCGTGCATCAGAAATAGGCAAGCGAATGCAGCACAACCATCATGCCAAGGGAAGCTCTTTAATTAACCAACAATATCAGATTACTAATTAAAAGATCATAAGAACTCAAATGTTCTGGTCGTAGACGGAACACATGGATTTTATTTGGTGACAAAGGAAAAACATAGATAGAATTTAACTTGACCTATTTATTAAAACATTAATAAGGAGGGGTTGAACGAAgagtttgtttatttatttttttttaaattttttttaaggagAAACCAAAGGATTAAacacttattttttaaaaatcattaaaatagaaaaattataatgtttggttaaaaagtaattaaaaaaaaaaacacttgcGAAAGTTTTTTTAGAAGTTGgattttttcatggattttttcttttaattatatttaaaaataaatataaaataattttttaaacatttatcaaaaaccaaaatcgctttactttatttttttttaataaaaacacttaaaaaataaacttatttaaatatttttttaattataacttCTATATCTAAACTGGCTCGAACAATATGATTATTCTCactcaaaaattaattaaaaagaaaagTAATGGGTGCCAAAATTTCTGGAGTGAAGTTAGTAGTTGGATTCAAATTATTCAATTTTCCCATTTACATGGGTTTTGCGATGTTTAAAACAGAgggttttaaaatataattagtttttttttaacacgAAGTTATATGGtttcttgaatttttaaaaGGGTGTTAAAAATCATTGGCACTTCCAAAGTTACCTGATTTATTATCATCGAACATAGTATTTTAGTGATTGGTTTCTATTAACATCTGATTGataatcatatattaatatgcGGCTTTATGAAAATCTAAGAAAAAATTAAGATAACAATTACTTTTttgctttttattttttattttaagaacGACAACTGCTTATTGGACTTGTTCTTCTTGTTCGAGTTAGTAAGATAGGTAAACTCTCTATTAATGTATTAATAAACAGTTCGATTTTTCTAATCAATATTTTTTCAGATGAACTTATTGTATATGacttagagtaggtctcttgtgaaacggtatcacgaatctttatctgtgagacgagccaactctaccgatattcataataaaaagtaatactcttagcataaaaagtaatattttttaatggatgatccaaataagagatccgtctcataaaatacgaccgtgagaccgttttatacaagtttttgtcataatcTAATCACAAGAtacatgttcatgatttatttgaatATTAGCAGGAGTATACATATCCGTACCAATACGCCTCCAACGACGTCagaattaaaaaagaaaaagcaaaaAGACTTATTTAAAAACCTGatatatttgcaattgataagTCGTTGACATCACCGCCTGTAAGAATGCCATAAGGCGAGTTCCATTTTCTTCATATCCATAGCCTCCGATCGGAGAGTCAACGGGAGCCACCGCAAACACCACGCCGCCGTATCCAGACGGTGGCCGTTGGCCGTTGGCGAATATTCAGAATGGTGACCGGAAGAAAAACTCGTTCTAGGGCTTCATCTCCAGCTTCTCCTCCTACCAAAATCACTTCAAGACGAAGCCACGGGTGAAAACACTCGGTAGCTAATTCCATCTTTCTAATGTACTAGTGCTTGTgaaatttcttaatttttttaatcacaGGGAAACGGCACTGGCAGTGAAATCATCGAAGAATACGAAGAAGTCCTTGAGGAAGGCCAATTCGACGAAGTCTA from Primulina tabacum isolate GXHZ01 chromosome 3, ASM2559414v2, whole genome shotgun sequence encodes:
- the LOC142540553 gene encoding large ribosomal subunit protein eL20y-like translates to MAIYKFHQYQVVGRALPTETEQHPKIYRMKLWATNEVRAKSKFWYFLRKLKKVKKSNGQVLAINEIFEKNPTTIKNYGIWLRYQSRTGYHNMYKEYRDTTLNGAVEQMYTEMASRHRVRHHCIQIIKTATIPAKLCKRESTKQFHDSKIKFPLVFRKVRPPTRKLKTTYKATRPNLFM